A stretch of DNA from Candidatus Desulfatibia profunda:
GATTCACATAGTCGATGGCCATGTTAAAGCTCATGACCACATTACCCACGGCCATCCAGTTGGCATAATGATCATCTTCGACCAGCACGATCTTTTGCGGTGAATAGACATTGATGGTACTGTTATGATCGGTAGTTGCCATGGGGATGCCGATAAACTTTTGGTGGTTGCTCACTAAAGAGGTTATCGTGTATTGCTTTGGATTCATCTGAACGTCGAGGACCTCGGCCCGATTGAGCGATCCGATCCCGGGTATGGGACCGCCCTGAACAAACATGCTGATGTCGTCGTCCTTGCATTTTTTGCTTTCCGGATCGGCATCGCAGAGATTGTAACTGTTATCTTCAGTCCGTTTGAACAGTTGGAATATGCCGTTGAGCATCTCGTCGGCCGTGTAGTCCTGGCCGCCCCAGCCGCACTTTCCGGCGGCACACATGCGCACGCTCTTGACTTCATCCAGCCGGGGAGCGCCGGCGCAGGCAGACAGCGCCAGCGCCGTACAGACAGCGAGGACCGGAATCCACCCATGGTTGTATCCGGAACGGAAAAACCTTTTTAAAAGTTGAAAGATATAGGGGAAATGTCTGCCGGTCATTGCTTGAACCATCAAATCAAAGGCCACAGGAATGCAAAATGTAAGTATTTGCAAACAATTGAATTTTAGTCGAGCGCAGGCATCGTGTCAAGAAGCTTTTCTTCCAGACCTTTATTCCGAATTGACAAAGAATTAACTGATAATTTAGAACGGGGAAAAAGCGATAACACCCCAATTAAGTACAGCATTCCATAAATACGATTACGTATAATTCACTTTATTAATAAGTTTAAAGTGCCTAAAGTGATCTAAAATGCCTAAAGTTAAGGTGTCGCTTTCAGCCGTCGTAGCTAAAGCTACTATGGCGAAGTCGGCAGCTACTATCCGGCCTTCGTAGCCTTACTACGGCGGAGTGGGCTGGCGAAGTCGGCTCGCTCCATCTATTCATATAAAATTGACAGAATACCTTATGGTATGTGTCGATAGAAGGAGATAACAACATCCGGTGTGAATGCGGCAAGCGTATCGGTATGGATAAAGGACGATATATAAAAATGATTTCAAAGACGTTCACCTATACCGGTACAAAACGAAATGCTTAAGAAATATTGATTTGTTGTAAAAAATCAGGTATAAAACCTGTCGATATGACTTAATCCATGTTTTAAACTGAACCAGACAATGATCTTAGGTAGTGTCCATCCACGAACCAATGTTGGACATATGAAAGTTTCCAATCCAGAAATGAGAATTTTTGCTCAAGGTCAAGGAAATCAAGGAATTGCGCGGAGGCGTACTTTTGTACGCCGCACAAGCGATTCCGCAGATTGACGCAGAGATTGGGCAAAAAGGCCATTTATGGATGGAAACTAGGTAGGGCGGCAGGAGGCGTCATAATAAGGGGGCGGAAATGACTCAGTGCATTTTGTTGAATGCAGACTATACGTTTTTAAATGTAGTCAACTGGAAGCGCGCAATGTGCCTGATGGCAAAGGGCAAGGTTCAGGTTCTAAGGCACTCTGAAAGAATCGTCAGAACTGCTGAAGGCATCATCGTTAAAATTCCGGCCGTGATGAAGCTGATAAAACTCATCCGGGCCCTTTATGTCAATCGAGTGCCGTTCAGCAAAAAGAATGTTCTTGTCAGAGATGGTTTCCAGTGTGCCTATTGCGGCACGGAAAGGCAAAAATTGACCATTGACCATATCATCCCCAAATCCAAAGGCGGCAAGGCCACCTTTGAAAACTGCGTGACGTCCTGTAAGCCGTGCAACAATGTAAAAGGTGACCGAACCCCCAGAGAAGCGAAGATGTTTCTCAGAGTGAAGGCTTATCAACCCACCATTTCGGAATTTTTGCGATTGAAGGTCAAAAAGCTTGGTATCAAAGATGTTTTAAAAGATTTGGGAATTTACTGAAGTCGGTTTTAATCTTTTTCGTTTATAATCGACCCGGACGCAGTTTTCGTTCGGGTTTTTTGTTGCCGCTAAGACACCAGGGTTCACCCTAGTTAAATAGTTCTAAATTTGGCTTGCTAAACGATATTCGATAATACTTTTTAACAAAAACCGATCCCGATTTTTTAATAATCTAACAGGGCAGGCGAAGAAATAATGAATATATCCTTTGTGTCTTTGTACCTTGGCGGCAAGATTTATTTAAGTTTGCGGTTTGGCATCTATTTCCTTGACAGTCAGTGGTTTTGAAAGTAATTTTCAAAGTTTAAAACTGAACCCTAAAGCTGCAAATAGCATATTTTTTATACAGCAACAGGGTGAATTGGGAGGATGCATGGACTACAAGAAGACACTTAACCTGCCGGTGACAGAGTTCCCCATGAAAGCCAGCCTGGTAACGCGTGAGCCTGAGCAGTTAAAGCAATGGGAAGAATTTGGTTTATATGATAAGATCCGAACCGTTTCCGTGGGCCGCAAGCGGTTCATCCTGCATGACGGACCTCCCTATGCCAACGGCCACATTCATATCGGCACCGCCCTGAATAAGATCTTAAAGGATATTATTGTTCGTTCGCGCCAGATGTCCGGTTATGATGCCGTTTACGTGCCGGGCTGGGATTGCCACGGACTTCCCATCGAACATAATGTCGACAAAGAAATCGGGCCCAAAAAGCTGCAAATGTCCCAGTCCGAATTCCGCGGATTGTGCCGGGCATATGCTGAAAAATATATCGATATTCAACGTGAAGAGTTCAAGCGCTTGGGTGTCCTGGGGGAGTGGGATAATCCTTATTTGACGATGAACCCCCGGTACGAAGCCGTCATCGCTCGTGAATGCTGCACGTTTGCACTTCAGGGGAGCCTGTTTAGGAGCAAAAAACCGATCCACTGGTGCTGCAGTTGCCAAACCGCTCTGGCCGAAGCGGAAATCGAATATTTTGATGAAACATCCCCTTCGATTTTTGTCAAGTTCCTCTTAAAAGACGATTTGAGCCGTGAAATTTCCGAACTGGCCGGTAAAAACGTTTTTGTAGTTATCTGGACAACAACGCCCTGGACGATTCCGGCCAACCTGGCCATCGCCCTGCATCCGGATTTTGTTTATGCGGCCGTGGAGACGAAAAACGGCGAAGTGTTTATTCTGGCAAGGGAGCTTGTCGAAATTTGTATGCATACCTTTGGTATTTCGGATTTCACGATTCTAACCGACATTAAAGCCGGTGTGCTTGAACGCAAAAAATGCATCCATCCGCTCTATGACCGCGAGTCTCTGATTATCCTTGGTTCGCATGTCACCCTGGATGCCGGCACCGGTTGTGTCCATACCGCGCCCGGTCATGGCCGGGACGATTATGAGGCAGGCCTTTTATACGGTTTGGATGTCTACTCGCCGGTTGATAACCGCGGCTGTTTTACCGAGACGGTCGATTTTTTTAAAAACCAGTTCGTTTTCAACGCCAACAAAGAGATCACGTCCAAGCTCCGGGAAACAGGGTCTCTGATGTTCCAAGATGAAATCGAACATTCTTATCCCCATTGCTGGCGATGTAAAAGGCCGGTTATTTTTCGGGCCACCCCCCAGTGGTTTATTTCCATGGATGAAACCGGACTAAGGCAAAAGTCCCTCGAAGAAATCGACAAGGTAACGTGGATACCGCGCTGGGGTCGTGATCGCATTTACGGCATGATCGAGAACCGGCCGGACTGGTGTATTTCCCGGCAGCGCGCCTGGGGTGTGCCCATAACCGTCTTTTATTGTGAAAAATGCGAAGCCCTGCATATGAATCAAAACATCGTCGATCAAATTTTTACCCGGTTCGAGACCCATGGTGCCGATATCTGGTTTGAAGAAGGGGTTGAAGAATTCCTGCCTCAAGGTACGGCATGCTCCAAGTGCGGTCATCAAACCTTTGTAAAAGAGGCCGACATTCTGGACGTGTGGTTCGAATCCGGGGTCAGCCATGCGGCCGTACTTGAAGATCGCGAATATTTGAGGTGGCCGGCCGATCTGTATCTGGAAGGCAGCGATCAGCACCGCGGATGGTTTCACAGCTCTTTGCTGGCAGCCGTGGGTACCAGGGGGAGGGCTCCCTACAAATCCGTATTGACCCATGGATTTGTCGTCGACGCGAACGGAAAGAAAATGTCCAAGTCCCTTGGGAATGTTATCGCCCCCGAAGAGGTTATCAACAAGCATGGCGCCGAAATTCTGCGTCTCTGGGTGGCGGCAGCGGACTACAAGGATGATATCCGAATTTCCGAGAATATTTTAAAACAGTTCAGTGATGCCTACCGCAAAATCAGAAATACCAGCAGATTCATGCTCGGGAATTTAAATGATTTTAATCCTGAAAAACAGATGGTTGCCTATGAATCGATGGCGGAAATTGACAGATTCGCTCTCCACAGGCTCCAGGTGTTGATCCAGCGGTCTTTAAAAGCCTATGAGGACTATGAGTTTCATATCATTTATCATGCGCTGTATAACTATTGTGTTCTCGATCTTTCGGCGTTTTATCTCGATATTCTTAAAGACCGGCTGTATACATCCGGGCCGGAATCTATGCAAAGAAAAAGTGCTCAGACCGTCATGTACATTATTTCAGACTCCATAGCCAGGCTGATGGCGCCGATACTTGCGTTTACGGCCGAAGAAATCTGGCGATTTATGCCGGAGCGTTCGGAAAAAGAGCCGAGTGTTCATTTGGCTTCTCTGCCCGTCGTGAATCCGGCCTGGATGGATGCAGAACTGGCCGAAAAATGGGGCCGTTTGCTCGACCTGCGCGGCGAAGTCACGAAAGCCCTTGAGGAAGCCAGGGTCAAAAAGCGCATCGGTCATTCCCTTGATGCCGCCGTTACGATTTACACCGGTCAAAAATTGTATGACGCTCTTTACCCGTACCGCAATGAATTGAGAACCGTTTTTATTGTTTCCAGTGCTGCCGTGGTTCGGGGAGAGCAGCCTGCCGGTGCTTTTACAAGTTCTGATATCGACGGGTTGTCGATTCTGGTTGAACCTGCGACGGATGATAAATGTGCCCGGTGCTGGATACATGATCCGTATGTTGGCACCAGTACGCAGCATCCTACAATTTGCGGCCGCTGTGAGAATGTATTGAAACAGATGATTTAACTTTCCCGATTTTATAGATTACAATTTCTTTTGTTTTTAGGCCGGACTGATTACGATTACGAATGATTTTATGTTACTATCAGAACTCAGGGCCAAATATCAAAAACTTGCTGTCGTTGCCGGTGCAGTCATCGTTTTTGACCAGATAACCAAGGCCGTGATCTTAAATAACCTGCCGTTATACAACTCTGTGGCGGTCATACCGGGATTGTTCAGCCTCACTCATATTCACAATCCAGGCGGTGCCTTCGGTTTTTTAGCGTCTCAAAGTTCAAATGTCCGCAACACAATTTTTATTTTAATTGCAACCCTGGCCGTTGGTTTGATATTTTATTTTTATCGGCAGACACCCAAGACACATCCCTTGCTTGCATCCGGTTTTGCCTTGATTTTCGGGGGCGCCCTGGGCAACCTGATCGACAGGCTTCGTTTCGGAAAGGTGGTTGACTTTTTAGACTTTTACATCGGAAACTACCATTGGCCCGCGTTTAATGTCGCCGACAGTGCCATTTCCGTCGGAGTCACAATTTTTTTATTTCATATTATCTTTAAGAACCTACCGGAATGAATTGCAATTTCAGATGTCGGAAATAAACTATAAAGCGTTCAAAGGATATCTGAAAGATATACAAACAAAACAGGTATCCGGCGGTTTTGCGCCCGTGTATCTTTTTTACGGAGAAGAACTTCTTTACAAAACCGCCTTGGAATCGCTTTTGGATGCCTTGATTCCCGAGGGAAAACGGAGCCTTAACTATGATCCGCTTGAGGGTACCAATAATAATATTCAAGAAGCAATCCAGCGGGTCAACACCTATGCGCTGATGCCCGGCACAAAAGTTGTTGCCCTTTGCGATGCTAACATTTTCTATTCGAGGCAGGATGAAGGCGAACTCTTTGCAAAAGCAAAGGAGGCCTATGACAACAAAGACCACAAACAGGCCGCCAAACATTTTCTAAATCTTCTTGGTATCTTAAATCTTTCATTTGATGATCTTTCTCGTGAAAACAGAGCCAAGGCCTTAACTCTTGATACAGATGGCTTTGGCGATGACCGCTGGCTGGATGACATCATCGGTTATTGCCGGGATAACAACCTGTCCATACCTGCCGTTGAAGGCGCTGCCGAGGCCTTGCAGAAGGCCATTGCCAAAGGCTTTCCCAGCGGGAATCACTTGATCATCACCGCCGATTTGGTTGATAAACGGCGAACTTTGTATAAAACCATCCGTGAAAACGGAATCATCATCGACTGCTCGGTTCCCAAAGGAGCTCGCAGAGCCGACAAAATGGCCCAGGAGGCCGTTCTGAGTGAACGCAGGGATACGATTCTTCAAAAGTTCGGCAAGACCATCGATCAAGGCGCCTTCCAGGCCATGTGTGAAATGACCGGCTTCGATTTGCGGACATTTAACCAGAACCTGGAAAAACTTGTCAATTATGTGGGAGATCGAAAACAGATCGTAATAGATGACGTCGAATCCGTTTTAGAGCGCACCAAAGAGGATCCCGTTTATGAGCTGACCAACGCCGTTTCCGATCGCAACATCGAAAGGACCCTTTTTTATTTGGATTCACTGCTTGTGGTTGATCTTCACCCGCTGCAACTTCTCGCCGCTATAACGAATCAGATCAGAAAGCTTCTGCTTGTCAAGGGATTTGTGGAAAGCTCCCATGACAGCAACTGGCATGCCGGCGCCGGCTACGATTATTTTAAAAGCCATGTCATGCCTGCGATCCAGGTCTACGATCGTGCGCTTTTAAATCAGATCGAAGCGTGGGAGAGCATGGTTGCAAACGATGCCGGCGCGGATGATCGCAACAGGGGCAAAAGAGAGACAAAAAAGAAAGATAAATTGACGACGGATTTGTTGATAGCCAAGAACCCCAACAATCCCTATCCTGTGTACCTTTTGTTCCAGAAATCCGAAAGATTTACAACCGATGAGCTTATGGCTGCCCTTGAATGTCTGAGCCGGGCCGACATGCGCATGAAGTCCACCGGACAGCGTCCAAAGCTCATATTGGAAGAGGCAATTTTAAAAATTTGCCGGTCAAATTGAATCATTCAATTTTCCCGTTGCTAATTTCCATCCGCCTTACTATAATCACGCGATCTTTTAAGCTGAATCTTCACGATACACTAATTTACAGGAGGATATCATGGCAGTGAAAAAATCCATTTGCCTGGGGGTTGTCTGCGGACTTCTCCTTATCTTTTCCTTTGCGGAACCGATTCGGGGGCAGGACCTTTCTGCTGCCCAGGAGCAGGAATATCTCGATGCCCAAAAGGCTCTGAAAGCCGCCAGGAATGCCCAGGCGGAGAAATATTCAGCCGATAACCTGAAAAAAGCCGAGGATTTTCTGAGCCAGGCCGACAGCATTCGCACCTTAAAGGATAAGTCAGAATTCGCCCAGGCTTCCCATCTGGCACGTGTTTACGCAGAGTTGGCCGAGGCGCTGGCAGAGCTCAAAGCAGAAGAAGAGAAACTGGCAGCAACAAACGAAGAATTGCTCAAAATCAAAGACGAAATCGAGCGGCTGAAAGAGGGTCAATAGGCGCGGGCGCAAAAAAAGATTAAGATTATCAGCAGGTAAGGGGGAAAATAATTCATGGACGACAAAAAAAGACTCATATGTAACGCGGTATTGATGGGTTTTATGGTCATATCGGTCCTTCTGCCGTTGTCCGCCCGAGGTGCGGAAAACGCCGCTATGGTGATTGAGCAAGCCAAAGCGGCAATCGAACAGGCTCGACAGGCCGGCGCGGAGAAAAAAGCCCCGGATGTCCTGTCCCAGGCTAAATCCTGGTTGTCCCAGGCCGAAAAGGAGTACGCCGACTCCCAATCCATCTTGTCCAGAACCATGAAGATGGTCGTATCGAATGAAGTCAAGTCCCGGGAAATCAGCTATCTGGCCACCATGGCCATGACCAAAGGCCTGATTGCCGAGGCAAAATCCAAAAAGATTACGGTTGCCGAGGAATTGAAAGGTGCTCAGAAGGATCTGGCGGATTACCGGACCTCCCTGGAGGTTCTCAACCGGAAGTTGGCGGAAGCCGAGGCGGCCAAAGAGGTTCAGGCCAAGGCAGAGGCCGAGCTGAAAGATTTGGAGCAGGCCAAACAGAAAGCCGTGGAACTTGAGGCCCAAAAGAGAATGGAGTTGGAGGATGTACAGCGGAAGTCCGCGGAAATCGAAGCCTTAAAGCAGCAAGATCGCCTGCAGGAAGCCCAGAGGGTTGCCGCAAGGGAGAAAGAGCTGGCCGAGGCCAGAATAAGGACGGAGAAGCTGGCATTACAGAAAGAGAAGGATGATGCGGAGCTAAAGGCCAAGGAACAGCAGATGGCGATGGAAAGGCAGAAGATGGAGGCCATGCAAAAGAAAATGGCCGCGCTGGAAAAGGAAAAAGCGATGCTCGCCGATGCCGCCAAGATCCCCCAGACTACCGTAAAATCGACCGACAGGGAAATTGTGATCAGTCTGCCGACGATCAACATCTTTTCCTCCAAGAACGAAATTCACTCCCAGGGTAAGGCCATCCTGGACGAGGTGGGAGCTTATTTAAAAAAATATTCGATCGGAAAGATCGCCATCCGGAGTTATACGGACAGCACCGGCACGGCGGCCGTAAATCAATCGCTCTCCGAAAAGCGCGCCCAGAAGGTGAAGGAATACATAGTAGTTTATCAGAACATCTCCTCTGCCGAAGTAACGGTTGAAGGGTTTGGTTCAACCCAGCCGGTGGCGAGCAACTCCACGGAAGCGGGCCGGGCACTGAATCGCAGGGTGGAGATCGGCATCCCCACAAGCAAATAAACGGGATGTTCTCCGAGGAGAATCATGGGATTTATCAGACAACAGCAAGAGCGCCTGGCGGTTCGTTACCTGCAATGGCAGTATCAGAAAATGAATCTGCCGCTGCCCACGCCCTCGGAGCTTGAGGGGCAGGCCCGAAGAATTGTCGAAGAAGCCCATCAAATCGCTCGCAACAGGGGCCGCAATGTTATTGCGATCATAAAAGAACTTATCAAGGATATCAGGGGATAGTAAAGAATCCTGGCCCATAGGACCAGGCTTTGGTTTACCCCTGAAAGGGGCTGATTTTCTGAAAATTGACAAGTTCGAAGTGCCTAAAGTGAACTAAAGTGCCTAAAGTTATCGAGTCGCTTCGCTCCACTAATTTTATATAATTGACAGAATTCCTTAACTTTAGGCACTTTAGCTCACTTCAAACTTTAGGCACTTTTAAGGGCCTTTGGCAAAGCCAGTTAACTCTGACTCACGCAAAGCGGGACAGGCTTGGCCCAGAGGACCAGGTTTTTCAGGACTAAATAAAGTCAGGCATCCTTATTTGTCAGGGTCTGGTAGAGATCTTTGGCATGATAGGAACTGCGCACCAGCGGCCCGCTGGCAACTTCAGCAAACCCCATTGCAAGCGCAATTTTTTTCCATTCATCAAATTCTGCGGGAGGAATAAAGCGTTCAACGTTCAGGTGTTCTTTGGTGGGCTGAAGATATTGACCCAGCGTC
This window harbors:
- a CDS encoding HNH endonuclease encodes the protein MTQCILLNADYTFLNVVNWKRAMCLMAKGKVQVLRHSERIVRTAEGIIVKIPAVMKLIKLIRALYVNRVPFSKKNVLVRDGFQCAYCGTERQKLTIDHIIPKSKGGKATFENCVTSCKPCNNVKGDRTPREAKMFLRVKAYQPTISEFLRLKVKKLGIKDVLKDLGIY
- the ileS gene encoding isoleucine--tRNA ligase, producing MDYKKTLNLPVTEFPMKASLVTREPEQLKQWEEFGLYDKIRTVSVGRKRFILHDGPPYANGHIHIGTALNKILKDIIVRSRQMSGYDAVYVPGWDCHGLPIEHNVDKEIGPKKLQMSQSEFRGLCRAYAEKYIDIQREEFKRLGVLGEWDNPYLTMNPRYEAVIARECCTFALQGSLFRSKKPIHWCCSCQTALAEAEIEYFDETSPSIFVKFLLKDDLSREISELAGKNVFVVIWTTTPWTIPANLAIALHPDFVYAAVETKNGEVFILARELVEICMHTFGISDFTILTDIKAGVLERKKCIHPLYDRESLIILGSHVTLDAGTGCVHTAPGHGRDDYEAGLLYGLDVYSPVDNRGCFTETVDFFKNQFVFNANKEITSKLRETGSLMFQDEIEHSYPHCWRCKRPVIFRATPQWFISMDETGLRQKSLEEIDKVTWIPRWGRDRIYGMIENRPDWCISRQRAWGVPITVFYCEKCEALHMNQNIVDQIFTRFETHGADIWFEEGVEEFLPQGTACSKCGHQTFVKEADILDVWFESGVSHAAVLEDREYLRWPADLYLEGSDQHRGWFHSSLLAAVGTRGRAPYKSVLTHGFVVDANGKKMSKSLGNVIAPEEVINKHGAEILRLWVAAADYKDDIRISENILKQFSDAYRKIRNTSRFMLGNLNDFNPEKQMVAYESMAEIDRFALHRLQVLIQRSLKAYEDYEFHIIYHALYNYCVLDLSAFYLDILKDRLYTSGPESMQRKSAQTVMYIISDSIARLMAPILAFTAEEIWRFMPERSEKEPSVHLASLPVVNPAWMDAELAEKWGRLLDLRGEVTKALEEARVKKRIGHSLDAAVTIYTGQKLYDALYPYRNELRTVFIVSSAAVVRGEQPAGAFTSSDIDGLSILVEPATDDKCARCWIHDPYVGTSTQHPTICGRCENVLKQMI
- the lspA gene encoding signal peptidase II, giving the protein MLLSELRAKYQKLAVVAGAVIVFDQITKAVILNNLPLYNSVAVIPGLFSLTHIHNPGGAFGFLASQSSNVRNTIFILIATLAVGLIFYFYRQTPKTHPLLASGFALIFGGALGNLIDRLRFGKVVDFLDFYIGNYHWPAFNVADSAISVGVTIFLFHIIFKNLPE
- a CDS encoding DUF4398 domain-containing protein — its product is MAVKKSICLGVVCGLLLIFSFAEPIRGQDLSAAQEQEYLDAQKALKAARNAQAEKYSADNLKKAEDFLSQADSIRTLKDKSEFAQASHLARVYAELAEALAELKAEEEKLAATNEELLKIKDEIERLKEGQ
- a CDS encoding OmpA family protein; this encodes MDDKKRLICNAVLMGFMVISVLLPLSARGAENAAMVIEQAKAAIEQARQAGAEKKAPDVLSQAKSWLSQAEKEYADSQSILSRTMKMVVSNEVKSREISYLATMAMTKGLIAEAKSKKITVAEELKGAQKDLADYRTSLEVLNRKLAEAEAAKEVQAKAEAELKDLEQAKQKAVELEAQKRMELEDVQRKSAEIEALKQQDRLQEAQRVAAREKELAEARIRTEKLALQKEKDDAELKAKEQQMAMERQKMEAMQKKMAALEKEKAMLADAAKIPQTTVKSTDREIVISLPTINIFSSKNEIHSQGKAILDEVGAYLKKYSIGKIAIRSYTDSTGTAAVNQSLSEKRAQKVKEYIVVYQNISSAEVTVEGFGSTQPVASNSTEAGRALNRRVEIGIPTSK